From a single Sulfolobus sp. E5-1-F genomic region:
- the ppcA gene encoding phosphoenolpyruvate carboxylase translates to MRIIPRTMSTQHPDNAKVPEWAKSEVIEGEDEVKEAFLAYSMYGVHEVMWDAEGKDVDTHVVRKLLSNYPEYFKEHILGKNVFLTYRLPNPKVEGADRKVFAETMESIPITYDLAEKFYGNGITVPVFEVILPMTTSSLEIISVAKYYEKAVANEDELELYDGVKVKDLVGEIYPKAIEVIPLVEDRDSLQNINDIVEGYFKVIKPKYIRVFLARSDPAMNYGMISAVLSVKIALSKLYKLSQSLNLQIYPIIGVGSLPFRGHLSPENYMNVLEEYKGVYTYTIQSAFKYDYDYDKVKTAISSINNSKISPAKILENYEEEVLRKITILYTERYQPIIESLANAINDVSVLIPRRRARKLHIGLFGYSRNAGKVSLPRAISFVASLYSIGIPPELIGISSLGNLNEKEWDIFKQNYVNFKHDLQTAAKFFNWESLELIKDIWKISENVIAKIKEDISYAENVIGIKLGAVDYDSRKHILMSSLFLLSLKEKILQESKKYLYEMALIRKSLG, encoded by the coding sequence ATGAGAATCATACCTCGTACTATGTCAACACAACATCCCGATAATGCAAAAGTACCAGAGTGGGCAAAAAGTGAAGTTATTGAAGGAGAAGATGAAGTTAAGGAAGCCTTCTTAGCTTATAGTATGTATGGAGTTCACGAGGTAATGTGGGATGCAGAGGGAAAAGATGTAGATACTCATGTAGTGAGAAAGTTATTGTCAAACTATCCAGAATATTTCAAGGAACATATTTTAGGTAAAAATGTGTTTTTAACTTATAGGTTACCTAACCCAAAGGTAGAAGGTGCTGATAGAAAAGTTTTTGCCGAAACTATGGAGAGTATTCCAATAACTTACGACCTGGCAGAAAAATTTTATGGAAATGGTATTACAGTACCAGTTTTTGAGGTAATTTTACCAATGACTACTAGTAGTTTAGAGATAATAAGTGTAGCTAAATACTATGAAAAAGCAGTTGCAAATGAAGACGAACTAGAACTTTATGATGGTGTAAAAGTAAAGGATTTAGTTGGAGAAATTTATCCTAAGGCCATAGAAGTTATACCATTAGTTGAAGATAGGGATTCTCTTCAAAATATTAACGATATAGTAGAGGGATATTTTAAGGTAATTAAACCCAAGTATATAAGAGTCTTTTTAGCGAGGTCAGATCCAGCGATGAATTACGGTATGATATCTGCTGTTCTGTCAGTAAAGATTGCTTTAAGTAAGTTATACAAGCTCTCCCAATCGTTAAACTTACAGATATATCCAATAATTGGTGTTGGTTCACTTCCATTTAGAGGTCATCTATCTCCGGAAAACTATATGAATGTATTGGAAGAGTACAAAGGAGTTTATACATATACTATTCAATCAGCGTTTAAGTATGACTATGATTATGATAAAGTAAAGACTGCAATTTCTTCAATAAATAACTCTAAGATCAGCCCAGCTAAAATATTGGAAAACTATGAGGAGGAGGTTCTGAGAAAGATAACAATTTTATACACTGAGCGCTATCAACCAATTATAGAAAGTTTAGCAAATGCCATAAATGATGTCTCTGTGTTAATTCCTAGAAGAAGAGCTAGAAAACTTCATATTGGCCTTTTTGGATATTCTAGAAATGCTGGTAAGGTTAGCTTACCTAGGGCAATTTCTTTCGTAGCCTCATTGTATTCGATAGGAATACCACCAGAACTAATAGGGATTTCGTCCTTAGGTAATTTAAATGAGAAAGAATGGGACATATTCAAGCAAAATTATGTTAACTTTAAACACGACCTACAAACTGCTGCAAAATTCTTTAATTGGGAGTCATTGGAATTGATTAAAGACATATGGAAAATTAGTGAGAATGTTATAGCAAAGATAAAGGAAGATATCAGTTACGCGGAGAACGTGATAGGGATAAAGTTGGGCGCTGTAGATTATGATAGTAGAAAACACATCCTAATGTCTTCGCTGTTTTTACTTTCATTAAAAGAGAAAATCCTTCAAGAATCTAAGAAGTATTTATATGAGATGGCATTAATTAGAAAATCATTGGGATGA
- a CDS encoding ATPase, which translates to MRILVNGLLQLDSGKTTFSLSIIRLFNQVGIKLFPFKPIAGHNAWYSFNTLIRSEELGTLVGNDALKYYDETKYDIRRINPFAVLFVPIDLEKISYNVSLYNMIMEYGFPYLIRLSDCTSGMDQYFVNSNADIYVSNSILKFTRNLALKFNAKSYDKMREIIDASPQLVDNCSIDIFRNYENVIIESYNDSASPTYNSTDVDYVFTVTPTKAFLIQGEEFRKVLSLFSIPPWNVRVSTLIKYIKIMKSFEIDIGERVAKDEILDILLKS; encoded by the coding sequence ATGAGAATACTAGTAAACGGCTTACTACAATTGGATTCGGGTAAGACAACATTTTCATTATCCATAATTCGACTGTTTAATCAAGTAGGAATCAAATTGTTCCCATTTAAGCCAATTGCTGGACACAATGCGTGGTATAGCTTTAACACTCTAATAAGAAGTGAAGAGTTAGGAACACTAGTTGGAAATGATGCTTTAAAGTATTATGATGAAACTAAATATGATATTAGGAGAATTAATCCATTTGCAGTTCTTTTCGTTCCTATAGATTTAGAAAAGATAAGCTACAACGTGTCTCTATATAATATGATAATGGAATATGGATTTCCATATTTAATAAGGTTAAGTGACTGTACTAGTGGGATGGATCAGTATTTTGTAAACAGTAATGCAGATATATATGTATCGAATTCGATACTGAAATTTACCAGAAATCTCGCCTTAAAATTCAATGCTAAATCATACGACAAAATGAGAGAAATAATAGATGCTTCTCCACAATTAGTTGACAACTGTAGCATAGATATATTTAGAAATTATGAAAACGTGATAATAGAGTCCTATAACGACTCGGCTTCTCCTACTTATAATTCAACTGATGTAGATTATGTATTTACAGTCACCCCTACAAAAGCGTTTTTAATTCAAGGCGAGGAATTTAGGAAGGTCTTATCGTTATTTTCAATACCACCGTGGAATGTTAGAGTCTCTACTCTTATAAAGTATATAAAAATAATGAAAAGTTTTGAGATAGATATAGGAGAAAGAGTAGCTAAAGATGAGATTCTAGATATATTACTTAAATCTTAG
- a CDS encoding DUF1641 domain-containing protein — MTNGELYAIDNLLKDEKLDSLSKILDVINITDRLGIFDLIKGILEDENTIGKIIESLTSDDVLELLMNWNKIIKTAVLFINDDKIYNIQFLINLIDKVRSKGILDPIIGILEDEESLGKIINALINDFTLSLINHWNEIINDLSRIDLTNFKYYTLLVSATGEALKTENVKPITNIWEIYKLLKDPDIQRGLGVAASVLKHIGKLYVPDKGLAFEVEKNSKI; from the coding sequence GTGACTAATGGAGAACTTTATGCGATAGACAATTTACTAAAAGATGAAAAACTCGATAGTCTTAGCAAGATCCTAGACGTAATAAACATTACTGATAGACTTGGAATATTTGATTTAATTAAGGGAATATTGGAAGATGAAAACACCATAGGAAAAATAATAGAATCACTTACTAGCGATGACGTTTTAGAATTGTTAATGAATTGGAATAAAATCATAAAGACCGCTGTACTATTTATTAATGATGATAAAATATACAATATACAGTTTTTGATAAATCTTATTGACAAAGTTAGAAGTAAAGGTATCTTAGACCCCATAATTGGAATATTAGAAGATGAAGAAAGCTTAGGGAAGATAATAAATGCTCTAATAAACGATTTCACATTAAGTCTAATTAATCATTGGAATGAGATCATTAACGATCTTTCGAGAATAGATCTAACTAATTTTAAATATTATACTTTATTAGTTTCTGCGACTGGAGAAGCGTTAAAAACCGAAAATGTAAAACCCATAACTAATATTTGGGAAATTTACAAGTTATTAAAAGATCCGGATATTCAAAGAGGATTAGGAGTAGCTGCATCTGTACTAAAACACATAGGAAAATTATACGTACCAGACAAGGGATTAGCTTTCGAGGTAGAGAAAAACTCTAAGATTTAA
- a CDS encoding NAD(P)/FAD-dependent oxidoreductase, whose product MKLILMTKVLVLGARFGGLSAAYTLKRLAGNKSEIKVINNTRFSYFRPALPHVATGVIDEDEVKIDLTKVLPEKRINFQQATVEKIDASGGLVYYTKPDGSNAEEDYDYLIIALGAHVGTELVKGWDKYGYSVCELDYALKLREKLNNFKGGTIAIGSGLFYQGKTPKPKVPENYILVADAACEGPIFEMSLMLSGYFKKKGMLNKVKLVVFSPGEYLSDLSTTSRKIVREMYRQMGIELVDNFRIREIRENEIVDETGKVIKTDLTILIPPYTGNPALKNSTPDLIDDGGFVPTDLNMVSIKYDNIYAVGDANSLTVPKLGYLAVKTGNVAAQHLATRLGVQVKVDQYYPTIICVADNPFEGFGVAVKDDTWYGGTTSIALPSPINHIKKELFHKYFIWTKGDMALEKFLASW is encoded by the coding sequence ATGAAATTGATACTTATGACAAAAGTACTTGTTTTAGGAGCTAGGTTTGGTGGCTTAAGTGCAGCATATACTCTAAAAAGACTAGCTGGAAACAAATCTGAAATCAAAGTCATTAACAATACTAGATTTTCATACTTTAGACCAGCGTTACCTCATGTAGCTACTGGAGTTATTGACGAAGACGAGGTAAAGATAGATCTAACTAAAGTACTACCCGAAAAAAGAATAAACTTTCAGCAAGCTACAGTGGAGAAGATAGATGCTAGTGGTGGCCTTGTATATTACACTAAACCAGATGGGAGCAACGCAGAAGAAGATTATGACTATTTAATTATAGCTCTGGGAGCTCATGTAGGTACAGAACTAGTCAAGGGATGGGACAAGTATGGTTATAGTGTATGTGAACTAGATTATGCTCTTAAACTAAGAGAAAAATTAAATAATTTTAAAGGTGGAACGATAGCAATAGGATCTGGGTTATTTTACCAAGGCAAGACCCCTAAGCCTAAAGTCCCAGAAAATTATATACTTGTTGCAGATGCAGCATGCGAAGGACCAATATTCGAAATGTCATTAATGTTATCAGGATACTTTAAGAAGAAAGGTATGCTAAATAAGGTGAAACTTGTCGTATTCTCGCCCGGTGAATATTTATCAGATCTCTCTACAACGTCAAGAAAGATAGTTAGAGAAATGTATAGACAGATGGGAATTGAACTAGTTGACAACTTTAGGATAAGAGAAATTAGAGAAAATGAGATAGTAGATGAAACTGGAAAAGTAATTAAAACTGACCTGACCATATTAATTCCACCGTATACTGGAAATCCAGCCTTAAAGAACTCTACACCAGATTTGATTGATGATGGTGGATTTGTCCCAACCGATCTCAACATGGTCTCAATAAAGTACGATAACATTTACGCAGTAGGTGATGCAAATTCCCTTACAGTACCTAAATTAGGTTATTTAGCAGTAAAGACAGGGAACGTAGCCGCCCAACATTTAGCTACAAGATTAGGAGTACAAGTAAAAGTTGACCAATACTATCCTACTATAATATGTGTTGCTGATAATCCCTTTGAAGGATTTGGAGTAGCTGTAAAAGATGATACATGGTATGGAGGTACTACTTCAATAGCGTTACCTTCACCAATAAATCATATAAAGAAGGAATTATTCCATAAGTATTTCATTTGGACTAAAGGGGACATGGCGTTAGAAAAGTTCCTAGCGAGCTGGTGA
- a CDS encoding alpha/beta fold hydrolase, producing MQKLLDKFVVVNGHKIHYIESGDGFPVLLFHGARFNAETWVKTNTVNVISTSGYKAISVDFPGFGSSERIEGISLSEFINLFMKTLGINKAILLGASMGGEAVLEFSLKYTEFVSGLILVGAVGVEEFEDQLSKLNNAPLLLIWGSHDTVSPKRNYELILNKLRNARLEIIGKNHACYLDDPNMFNDKLISFLKGMK from the coding sequence ATGCAGAAGTTGCTGGATAAATTCGTAGTAGTGAACGGACATAAGATCCATTACATTGAGAGTGGAGATGGTTTCCCCGTTCTTTTATTTCATGGTGCGAGATTTAACGCAGAAACATGGGTAAAGACTAATACGGTTAATGTGATTTCGACTTCGGGGTATAAAGCTATTTCCGTGGACTTTCCAGGATTTGGGTCTTCAGAAAGGATAGAAGGAATTTCTCTCTCAGAGTTTATAAATCTCTTCATGAAGACTCTCGGAATTAATAAAGCAATATTACTTGGTGCATCAATGGGTGGAGAGGCAGTGTTAGAGTTTAGTCTTAAATATACTGAATTTGTTTCTGGGCTAATACTAGTAGGTGCTGTAGGTGTAGAGGAATTCGAGGATCAATTATCAAAACTAAATAATGCCCCCTTATTATTAATTTGGGGCTCTCATGATACTGTCTCTCCAAAAAGGAATTATGAGTTAATATTGAACAAACTGAGAAATGCGAGGCTAGAAATTATAGGTAAGAACCACGCTTGTTACTTAGATGATCCCAACATGTTCAATGACAAACTTATTAGCTTTCTCAAGGGGATGAAATGA
- a CDS encoding ISNCY family transposase translates to MKITSLFNKGFTRVRKYLEKVKKTLGSKSLVKLLGASLIEDGSMRAKCTTAGIDYEYALRKLEEVAKVDLIEVVKELVGEHKVQLSIDDTLNEKYYAKAAWVSAHMTQFFYSRKDKTYIPAHQILVATIRDLETNEVYLIHLEIYLPQKVVNILKQEGKPVQFRTKIEITIELIEKVRRRFNVSSIAFDSWYVNERTLLPGVVSELKASARVTEGGRSVPVAEFPEGEFSVTYLGVPIKLIVVNNYKGCGRRYFFTTDLTMTSEEVITTWENRWDVETMIRDLKVLGLRSSSFKSVVKILGYMKLVGLVVNFLHILKYELGSHLGVKALSRYLKNVYGYFFDYKKLFRLR, encoded by the coding sequence ATGAAAATAACGAGTCTCTTCAACAAGGGATTTACAAGGGTAAGGAAGTACCTAGAGAAAGTGAAGAAGACGCTAGGCAGTAAATCCCTAGTGAAGTTACTGGGTGCATCTCTGATCGAGGATGGATCAATGAGGGCCAAGTGCACCACGGCTGGAATTGACTACGAATACGCCTTGAGGAAGTTAGAGGAGGTCGCTAAGGTCGATCTAATCGAAGTAGTGAAGGAATTAGTAGGGGAACACAAGGTCCAGCTCTCAATAGACGACACACTAAACGAGAAATACTACGCTAAAGCCGCGTGGGTCTCAGCTCACATGACCCAATTCTTCTACTCCAGGAAGGATAAAACCTACATCCCAGCACACCAAATCCTTGTAGCCACAATAAGGGACTTGGAAACCAACGAGGTCTACTTGATCCACCTCGAGATCTACCTACCACAAAAAGTCGTGAATATCTTGAAACAAGAAGGGAAGCCAGTCCAGTTCAGAACGAAGATCGAAATCACGATTGAGCTGATAGAGAAAGTGAGGAGGAGATTTAACGTTAGTTCAATAGCGTTCGATTCGTGGTACGTGAACGAGAGAACTCTTCTGCCCGGTGTTGTTTCGGAACTTAAGGCGAGCGCGCGGGTTACCGAGGGAGGTAGATCCGTGCCGGTCGCCGAGTTCCCCGAGGGAGAGTTCTCCGTCACGTACCTCGGCGTTCCTATTAAATTAATTGTAGTTAATAATTATAAAGGTTGCGGGAGGAGGTACTTCTTCACAACCGACCTAACCATGACCTCTGAGGAGGTAATAACGACTTGGGAGAATAGGTGGGATGTTGAAACTATGATAAGGGATTTGAAGGTCCTAGGCCTTAGGAGCAGTTCGTTCAAGAGCGTAGTCAAGATCCTCGGATACATGAAGCTTGTTGGCCTAGTTGTGAACTTCCTCCACATCTTGAAGTATGAGCTCGGTTCCCACCTTGGTGTAAAGGCTCTCTCAAGGTACTTGAAAAACGTTTATGGATACTTCTTTGACTATAAGAAACTATTCAGACTACGATAA
- the meaB gene encoding methylmalonyl Co-A mutase-associated GTPase MeaB: MLNNNLQKIIEEALNGNELAIARLLTKIEYMTDEGISALGALSKRSGNAHVIGITGIPGAGKSTLIGGLIQEYVARGHRVGVIVIDPSSPYTMGSFMGNRLRFQDKTVLKNVFVRSIASRGYLGGISAEALMLTEALDGLGYDKIIIETVGAGQTDTEVEQSVHTILVVSIPGAGDDIQALKAGIMEIGDIYVLNKADRPDAELAFNTLKFAIDSAEISYRDGWKPLIVKAIATKNEGISELVNNIEDHLNYLKQKELFKKRIINRRAKIIELIVRRKIDEIISEIVKKNYDTITNEELTEAIPKVIHSVKELLR; encoded by the coding sequence ATGTTGAATAATAATTTACAAAAAATAATAGAAGAAGCCTTAAATGGAAATGAACTAGCAATAGCTAGGTTATTAACAAAAATTGAGTATATGACCGATGAAGGAATAAGCGCATTAGGAGCCCTCTCAAAGAGATCGGGGAATGCACATGTAATCGGCATAACTGGAATTCCTGGAGCAGGGAAGAGCACTCTAATAGGCGGATTAATCCAAGAGTATGTAGCTAGAGGACATCGAGTTGGTGTAATAGTAATAGACCCATCTAGTCCATACACTATGGGTTCATTTATGGGAAATAGGTTAAGATTTCAAGATAAGACGGTTCTCAAAAACGTTTTCGTAAGAAGCATAGCATCTAGAGGATATCTTGGTGGGATTTCAGCAGAGGCATTAATGCTTACTGAAGCTCTAGATGGATTAGGATATGATAAAATAATAATAGAGACCGTTGGAGCTGGTCAAACAGATACAGAAGTAGAGCAGAGCGTTCACACAATTCTAGTAGTATCAATACCAGGTGCGGGAGATGATATACAAGCGTTAAAGGCTGGGATAATGGAAATTGGAGATATATACGTTTTAAATAAGGCTGATAGACCAGATGCTGAATTAGCGTTTAATACATTAAAATTCGCTATAGATAGTGCGGAAATTTCTTACAGAGATGGATGGAAACCACTTATCGTTAAAGCTATAGCGACAAAAAATGAGGGAATTAGCGAATTGGTAAACAATATAGAAGATCACCTTAATTACTTGAAACAAAAAGAGTTGTTCAAAAAGAGAATAATAAATAGAAGAGCTAAAATAATTGAGTTAATAGTGAGAAGGAAAATAGATGAAATTATAAGTGAAATAGTTAAAAAGAACTATGACACAATTACAAATGAAGAACTTACAGAGGCTATCCCTAAAGTTATACATAGTGTAAAAGAACTACTTAGGTAG
- a CDS encoding cobalamin B12-binding domain-containing protein, with translation MMSKTKRIKVIVAKLGLDGHDRGAKVVARALKDAGMEVVYTGLRQTPEQIVKAALQEDADVIGISILSGAHLELIPKVIETMRQNGLNDVGLIVGGVIPPEDIKKLKDMGVDEVFLPGSSLREIVEKVKKIARQKRGIDVE, from the coding sequence ATGATGAGTAAGACAAAAAGAATTAAGGTGATCGTAGCAAAACTAGGTTTAGATGGTCACGATAGAGGAGCAAAAGTGGTTGCAAGGGCGTTAAAAGATGCGGGAATGGAGGTAGTATATACTGGATTAAGGCAAACACCAGAACAGATAGTAAAAGCTGCATTGCAAGAGGATGCGGATGTCATAGGAATTAGTATATTAAGTGGAGCTCATTTGGAGTTAATACCAAAAGTAATAGAGACAATGAGACAAAATGGGTTAAATGATGTAGGACTAATAGTAGGAGGAGTAATACCTCCAGAGGATATTAAGAAGTTGAAAGATATGGGAGTGGATGAAGTATTTCTACCTGGAAGTAGTCTTAGAGAAATAGTAGAGAAGGTTAAAAAGATAGCAAGGCAAAAAAGAGGTATAGATGTTGAATAA
- a CDS encoding winged helix-turn-helix domain-containing protein produces MEEELTGTARKIYLYLLRQKRPVGIRKIQKDLNLSSPSIVSYHIKKLIDDGLVKEVDEGYIVTKVILEDYVRFRSAVVPRSVFLTSFLVSSLVILIYLIINHPFSADIFSLVVVFIITIISVYDVARKYKKLKSL; encoded by the coding sequence ATGGAAGAGGAGCTGACAGGGACTGCTAGGAAAATATACCTCTACCTTCTTAGGCAGAAAAGACCTGTTGGAATTAGAAAAATACAAAAAGATCTTAATTTGAGTTCCCCATCCATTGTAAGTTATCATATTAAGAAACTAATCGATGATGGTCTCGTTAAGGAAGTTGATGAAGGGTATATAGTTACTAAGGTAATATTAGAAGATTACGTAAGGTTTAGAAGTGCGGTTGTGCCTAGATCTGTCTTTCTTACTTCTTTTCTAGTCTCCTCACTTGTAATTCTTATATATCTTATTATAAACCATCCCTTTTCGGCTGACATATTTTCGTTAGTAGTAGTTTTTATAATCACCATAATTTCAGTTTATGATGTAGCTAGAAAATATAAAAAACTTAAATCTTTGTAA
- a CDS encoding sulfite exporter TauE/SafE family protein: MFGDTTFQIAVTPLQYLLSIISGILVGFSLGLIGGGGSILAIPLLLYFVGLANGISPNTPEYSYITHLTLGTTALAVGINSYINSYMHFRRGNVRVLEGIVFTIPGVVGDILGAYLSHLMSGALILFLFGFLMIAVAIRMWRSKCNPNRSLLSNDFHRLALRERIKINKVVPVGFLVGFASGYFGIGGGFLVVPGLLFSTGLDMLRAIGTSLIAVGTFGVTAAITYAVYGYVDIIISLLYLVGGVIGGYAGSTIASRTPRQTLRKLFAIIIILVAIYTMYINRVGIIQILHLL; this comes from the coding sequence ATGTTTGGAGACACAACATTTCAAATAGCCGTTACACCATTACAATACTTACTCTCTATTATTTCCGGAATATTAGTAGGATTTAGTCTGGGTCTTATTGGAGGAGGAGGTTCAATTCTTGCAATTCCGCTTCTATTGTATTTTGTTGGTCTAGCAAATGGAATTTCACCAAATACACCAGAGTACAGCTACATAACACATCTTACTTTAGGAACTACTGCACTTGCAGTTGGTATTAATTCCTATATTAATTCCTATATGCATTTTAGGAGAGGGAACGTCAGAGTGCTAGAGGGAATAGTATTCACAATTCCGGGTGTAGTAGGGGATATATTAGGGGCTTATTTAAGTCATTTAATGTCAGGTGCACTGATATTATTTCTCTTCGGCTTTCTAATGATCGCTGTTGCAATTAGAATGTGGAGATCAAAATGTAATCCTAATAGAAGTTTATTAAGCAATGATTTTCATAGACTGGCTCTCCGTGAAAGGATAAAAATAAATAAGGTAGTCCCAGTAGGATTTCTAGTAGGGTTTGCATCAGGTTATTTCGGAATAGGTGGAGGATTTCTAGTAGTACCAGGCTTATTATTCAGTACTGGGTTAGATATGCTTAGGGCTATAGGCACATCATTAATCGCAGTAGGTACTTTTGGAGTTACAGCAGCAATCACATACGCGGTGTATGGTTATGTGGATATCATAATAAGCTTATTATACTTAGTGGGAGGAGTTATAGGCGGATATGCTGGCTCCACGATTGCATCGAGAACGCCAAGGCAAACTTTAAGAAAATTATTTGCAATAATTATTATATTAGTTGCCATATATACTATGTATATAAATAGAGTAGGAATAATCCAAATATTACATCTTCTGTAA
- a CDS encoding metal-dependent transcriptional regulator has translation MSNLSRRELSYLLTIKRYNDGGEGAKINRIAKDLKIAPSSVFEEVSHLEEKGLVAKKEDGVWITNNGTRSINFLIKAHRVIEILLVNIGIDKQTACEYSKQFDYLVPEEIIDKLYEYLGRPSYCPHGFEIPL, from the coding sequence ATGTCTAACTTATCACGAAGAGAGCTCTCATATTTGCTTACCATAAAAAGATATAATGACGGGGGAGAAGGGGCTAAGATAAATAGAATCGCGAAGGACCTAAAAATAGCCCCATCAAGTGTTTTTGAGGAAGTGTCGCATTTGGAAGAGAAAGGTTTAGTAGCAAAGAAAGAAGATGGAGTGTGGATTACCAATAATGGAACAAGAAGTATAAATTTCCTAATAAAAGCTCATAGAGTGATAGAGATACTACTAGTTAATATTGGGATAGATAAGCAAACAGCTTGTGAATATTCCAAACAGTTCGACTATCTTGTTCCTGAAGAGATTATAGATAAATTATATGAGTACTTGGGAAGGCCCTCTTACTGTCCACATGGATTCGAGATCCCACTCTGA
- a CDS encoding dihydrodipicolinate synthase family protein has translation MKDNISALVTPFDDKENLNIEALQQLLDFLTKGGIKDFWVLGTSGEFNMLSQDEKILIVSKIREMTKGKIYVGINENSIKNSLILAKKYYDIGVDYIFSVPPIYHKPSEKGLVIYFNELRNKVDLPLFLYNIPSFTGYNVPLHIVEKLAEESVLDGMKYSTTDFVCFLKYLKSLKGINKNFKVFIGEDRMILSALIYDADGAVSGISNLVPELVTNLYVEFDRGNIQRAIEIQRIVNKLVDVVSLGDFPSGIKIGLRYRGINVGSVRKPLMEDSRAEGEIYNALKEIGI, from the coding sequence GTGAAAGACAATATTTCCGCTCTTGTAACACCCTTTGATGATAAGGAAAATCTAAATATTGAAGCATTACAGCAATTATTGGATTTTTTAACTAAAGGTGGAATTAAGGACTTCTGGGTACTAGGGACTAGTGGCGAGTTTAATATGCTTTCTCAAGATGAAAAGATACTGATTGTTAGTAAAATACGTGAGATGACAAAAGGAAAAATCTATGTAGGTATTAATGAGAATTCAATCAAAAATAGTCTAATATTAGCTAAAAAATACTATGATATTGGTGTTGATTATATTTTTTCAGTACCACCTATTTATCATAAACCTTCAGAAAAAGGTTTAGTAATATATTTTAACGAGTTGCGTAATAAGGTAGATTTACCATTGTTCTTGTACAATATACCCTCGTTTACTGGATATAATGTTCCTCTTCATATAGTCGAGAAGCTAGCTGAAGAGTCAGTATTAGATGGTATGAAATACTCAACTACAGATTTTGTCTGTTTCTTAAAGTATCTGAAAAGCTTAAAAGGTATAAACAAGAACTTTAAGGTATTCATTGGAGAGGATAGGATGATCCTATCTGCTCTTATCTATGATGCTGATGGTGCAGTTTCTGGAATCTCTAATTTAGTTCCAGAATTGGTTACCAATTTATACGTGGAATTTGATAGAGGGAATATACAAAGGGCTATAGAAATTCAAAGAATCGTGAATAAATTAGTAGATGTAGTAAGTTTAGGTGATTTTCCGAGTGGAATTAAGATAGGTTTAAGATATAGGGGGATTAATGTTGGGAGTGTTAGGAAACCATTAATGGAGGATAGTAGAGCTGAAGGAGAAATATATAATGCGCTGAAAGAAATAGGTATATAG
- the udg gene encoding type-4 uracil-DNA glycosylase translates to MDNLDRIAEEVRKCQKCKLWNYRKNAVPGEGNAKAEIMFVGEAPGENEDIEGKPFVGAAGKLLTKLINDVLGLSREDVFITNLVKCRPPNNRDPEEDEIIACSPYLLRQIELIRPRIIITLGRHSTSYLFMKMNLKMASIGKVRGKFYPWNEYGYKILVFPTYHPAAALYNPPIKKILEEDFRKVREALSSKPTTLDNFLYGSGNKGEKGNSDSSK, encoded by the coding sequence ATGGATAACTTGGATCGCATTGCAGAAGAGGTAAGAAAATGTCAGAAGTGTAAATTATGGAATTACAGGAAAAATGCTGTACCTGGAGAGGGTAATGCTAAAGCTGAGATCATGTTCGTAGGAGAAGCGCCTGGAGAAAACGAGGACATTGAGGGTAAACCTTTTGTTGGGGCAGCTGGCAAACTTTTAACGAAACTTATAAATGACGTATTAGGTCTAAGCAGAGAGGATGTATTTATAACGAATTTAGTTAAATGTAGGCCTCCAAATAATAGGGATCCAGAAGAAGACGAAATAATTGCTTGTTCGCCGTACTTGCTTAGACAAATTGAATTGATAAGGCCCCGTATTATAATAACCTTAGGTAGGCATTCCACATCTTATCTATTCATGAAAATGAACCTAAAAATGGCATCCATCGGGAAAGTTAGAGGGAAGTTTTACCCTTGGAATGAATATGGATATAAGATTCTGGTATTTCCCACATATCATCCAGCTGCAGCTCTTTATAATCCACCTATTAAAAAAATACTAGAAGAAGATTTCAGAAAAGTTAGAGAAGCATTAAGTTCAAAACCTACTACTTTAGATAATTTCTTGTATGGATCTGGGAATAAAGGGGAAAAAGGTAATAGTGACAGCAGCAAGTAA